One genomic region from Melioribacteraceae bacterium encodes:
- a CDS encoding fibronectin type III domain-containing protein, with protein sequence MNRTLFTFFKILTLFSVFFFYSCEKEETEPVIPFNNPPVIQITELKSDSLLIGTRTEIFFDVKDKENDSIKIDLSAKKGSVQRLTGRNALIYFSPRITGKDTVIINAADGTKQTSEIIELIIGSKPGIPRLLKPENNAVDVNLTVKMSWSRISNSESYDLQISTDPEFLGFVYTRNGIRQNTHTAASLNINTIYYWRVKSRNGFGESPWSTVSAFRTVAPPLAPVLEYPAESERDVSVNPQLIWKRVTNAESYLLQISRDQSFSSILINKTGIRDSLISIENLEYFSEYFWRVASQNSYGTSEWSVPGSFSTTGRPPAAPIDPVPADDALNIPLTAELKWGMVEHTSHYTLQVSSDSLFLDPVFEKDSLISASVSVSGLKNSRKYFWRVKGVNQYGQSEWSATFSFTTLLTNPELSLPLPGTENISPSPEFIWRTVENSDFYTLQVAEDSSFLNPVYEESGISDTAKSIDGLKTFTKFYWRVRAENNITISDWSPVQSFNVSGYFYQGLDYGNQSIYHPAYVLLNGGFDMIQVGNRRDIKNFPYNIAIKNIWKNLSEPFKPISRYGWWNFFKDQVFPLSLNKQNAQFFPNYTLHLIGGGMEYAALDEWFEYNNYPYPELFSAFTVMTYHLINEIAENGNYEGDDVDPIADIYIFDIGGILLFTSNSVRRFFAEDLNLADWSQQPSFSLRNGELHNNGQFFSIKWKFPFLERWYAFYYFGTNGVGGLSYKFDDGSALSVGFGLAASDLILLDEKTNKKTLGLVGNLGVFYDRNNSLLASLSVTIKTDYMINLNIYPGVIKFWDVSPGLWGAYSQDGNVILGFTFSWLPFGFANSTK encoded by the coding sequence ATGAATCGTACTCTCTTCACTTTCTTTAAGATTTTGACCCTCTTTTCTGTTTTCTTCTTTTACAGTTGTGAAAAAGAAGAGACGGAACCTGTCATTCCATTTAATAATCCCCCGGTAATTCAGATAACGGAATTGAAATCTGATTCATTGTTAATCGGAACAAGGACTGAAATATTTTTCGATGTAAAGGATAAAGAGAATGATTCAATTAAAATCGACTTGTCAGCTAAAAAGGGGAGCGTTCAACGGTTAACCGGTCGAAACGCTCTAATATATTTCTCGCCAAGAATTACCGGAAAAGACACGGTTATAATAAATGCCGCCGACGGTACGAAGCAGACATCAGAAATAATTGAACTGATTATTGGATCAAAGCCCGGAATACCACGGCTATTAAAACCAGAGAATAATGCCGTTGATGTGAATCTAACCGTAAAGATGAGTTGGAGCAGGATTAGTAATTCTGAATCATACGATCTGCAGATTTCAACCGACCCGGAATTTCTTGGATTCGTTTACACCCGGAATGGAATCAGGCAGAACACTCATACAGCTGCCAGTCTAAACATAAATACAATCTACTATTGGCGTGTAAAAAGCCGGAATGGATTCGGAGAATCACCCTGGTCGACTGTTTCAGCTTTCCGCACTGTTGCGCCTCCATTAGCTCCTGTTCTGGAATATCCGGCAGAATCCGAAAGAGATGTTTCTGTAAATCCTCAATTAATCTGGAAGCGGGTTACCAATGCAGAAAGTTATTTACTCCAGATTTCGAGAGATCAATCTTTTTCATCAATTCTTATTAATAAAACAGGTATAAGGGATTCATTAATAAGTATTGAGAATCTTGAATATTTCTCGGAATATTTCTGGAGGGTCGCTTCCCAGAATTCATACGGTACTTCGGAGTGGTCCGTTCCAGGTTCCTTCTCAACCACCGGAAGACCCCCTGCCGCTCCTATAGATCCGGTGCCAGCCGATGACGCCTTGAATATTCCGTTAACCGCGGAGCTGAAGTGGGGAATGGTTGAACACACTTCGCATTATACGCTGCAGGTTTCAAGTGACAGTTTATTTTTAGATCCGGTTTTTGAAAAAGACAGTTTAATCTCTGCGAGTGTCAGTGTAAGCGGATTAAAAAACTCCCGAAAGTATTTCTGGCGTGTGAAAGGAGTTAATCAATACGGCCAGTCAGAATGGTCGGCTACTTTTAGTTTTACGACTCTTTTAACAAATCCGGAATTGTCGCTTCCTTTACCGGGGACTGAAAATATTTCTCCGTCACCTGAATTTATCTGGAGAACTGTTGAAAATTCCGACTTCTATACTCTTCAGGTAGCTGAGGATAGTTCATTCCTTAACCCGGTTTATGAAGAAAGCGGTATCAGCGATACCGCTAAGAGTATCGACGGATTAAAGACGTTTACTAAATTCTACTGGAGAGTAAGGGCTGAGAACAATATTACAATTTCGGATTGGTCGCCGGTGCAGTCATTCAATGTTTCGGGATATTTTTATCAGGGCCTTGATTATGGAAACCAGTCAATCTACCACCCTGCCTATGTTCTTTTAAACGGCGGTTTCGATATGATCCAGGTTGGCAACAGGCGGGATATTAAAAATTTCCCTTATAATATCGCCATAAAGAATATCTGGAAAAATCTCTCAGAACCATTTAAACCGATCAGCAGATATGGCTGGTGGAATTTTTTTAAGGATCAGGTTTTCCCTCTGTCACTTAATAAACAGAACGCACAGTTCTTTCCGAATTATACTCTTCATTTAATCGGCGGGGGGATGGAGTATGCCGCTTTAGATGAATGGTTTGAATATAATAATTATCCGTATCCGGAATTATTTTCAGCCTTTACAGTTATGACCTATCATCTTATAAATGAAATTGCTGAAAACGGAAATTATGAAGGGGATGACGTAGACCCGATAGCTGATATCTATATTTTCGATATCGGCGGAATTCTTCTTTTCACCTCGAACAGTGTAAGAAGATTCTTTGCAGAGGACCTGAACCTTGCCGACTGGTCCCAGCAGCCCTCATTTTCGTTAAGGAACGGGGAACTTCACAACAACGGGCAATTCTTTTCTATTAAATGGAAATTCCCTTTTTTGGAAAGATGGTATGCTTTTTACTATTTCGGGACTAACGGTGTTGGAGGTCTCTCCTATAAGTTTGACGACGGCTCGGCACTTTCTGTAGGATTTGGACTCGCTGCGAGCGATCTTATTCTTCTCGATGAGAAGACTAATAAAAAAACATTAGGACTTGTAGGGAATCTCGGTGTGTTCTACGACCGGAATAACTCTCTGCTTGCAAGTCTGTCGGTTACCATCAAAACTGATTATATGATAAACCTTAATATTTATCCCGGGGTTATAAAATTCTGGGATGTTTCTCCCGGCTTATGGGGGGCATACAGCCAGGACGGAAACGTTATACTTGGATTTACATTTTCATGGCTCCCGTTCGGATTTGCCAACAGTACAAAATAA
- a CDS encoding histidine kinase dimerization/phosphoacceptor domain -containing protein, whose translation MSFKEYEDSNLLLEIERLKAENTGLKFKLDQLESVKESELAAFEYENEILVDLNRLALELAYLPYYQIFPFIVSSFKKIFGVRAAWLTIYNESTSELEIKYSSLSDQDHATIIKMIGENISQKPIYLSKTDYERIRKETFSRINSIKELTFGAVPDWLGIPVQKFFNIEWFAGLAMVHGDKLVGTMVLAGSEGQPFPEKEKVLLFAGIAAMAIERKKAEESLRESEQKFRELSELLPQTIFEMDLLGNLTFVNKSAHSFFGYDSLEFANGLNAIEMVVPADRDRAKLNISKVLSNKGTSFNEYTAVRKDGSTFPVIIFSSAIYNNEKVVGIRGIIVDITDRKELEEQIKSSLKEKEILLKEVHHRVKNNLQVIMSLFNLQSDLIENPEVLSVFAESRNRIKSMALIHELLYIENTFNSVNFNNYVKNLVEFFKDSYFEQNANVNIVVDIENLNLDIDRIIPCGLIINELISNSLKHAFLPGSKGLIKISFNKNAENYFTLSVANNGKKLPDNFDINKLNSLGMLLVKSLTNQIHGDLHINSSEKSTEFKITFRDAI comes from the coding sequence ATGAGCTTTAAAGAATATGAGGATTCAAATCTGCTTCTGGAAATTGAACGGCTTAAAGCGGAAAATACCGGGTTGAAATTTAAATTGGATCAACTGGAATCTGTTAAAGAATCAGAATTAGCTGCCTTTGAATATGAAAATGAAATTCTTGTTGATCTCAACCGGCTTGCGCTTGAACTCGCTTACCTTCCTTATTATCAGATTTTCCCTTTCATTGTATCCAGTTTTAAAAAAATTTTCGGTGTCAGAGCTGCCTGGCTTACTATTTATAATGAATCGACTTCGGAACTGGAAATTAAGTATTCAAGCCTTTCAGATCAGGATCACGCTACAATAATCAAGATGATTGGCGAAAATATTTCGCAAAAACCAATCTATCTTTCAAAGACGGATTATGAACGTATTCGCAAAGAGACTTTCAGTAGAATCAATTCAATTAAGGAGCTTACTTTTGGGGCAGTGCCCGACTGGTTAGGTATCCCGGTACAGAAATTCTTCAATATCGAATGGTTTGCCGGACTGGCAATGGTTCACGGTGATAAGCTTGTAGGTACTATGGTTCTGGCCGGCAGCGAAGGTCAGCCATTCCCGGAAAAAGAGAAAGTACTGTTATTTGCCGGTATTGCAGCTATGGCTATTGAACGCAAAAAAGCAGAAGAGTCCCTCCGGGAAAGCGAACAGAAATTCAGAGAGTTATCGGAGCTTCTTCCCCAAACTATTTTTGAAATGGATCTTTTGGGAAATCTTACATTTGTAAACAAATCTGCGCACAGCTTTTTCGGTTACGACAGTCTTGAATTTGCAAATGGTTTAAATGCGATCGAAATGGTCGTACCTGCAGACAGAGATCGGGCTAAACTTAACATTTCAAAAGTTCTTTCAAATAAGGGTACATCATTTAATGAGTATACCGCGGTTAGAAAAGACGGTTCTACATTCCCAGTGATTATCTTCTCCAGTGCCATATATAATAATGAAAAAGTAGTTGGTATCAGGGGAATTATTGTTGATATAACAGATCGTAAAGAACTGGAAGAACAGATAAAATCTTCATTAAAGGAGAAAGAGATCCTTCTTAAAGAGGTTCATCACCGGGTTAAAAACAATCTTCAGGTAATTATGAGCCTTTTTAATCTTCAGTCGGATTTGATAGAAAATCCCGAGGTCCTTTCTGTATTTGCTGAAAGCAGAAACAGGATTAAATCGATGGCTCTGATTCATGAGCTCCTTTATATAGAGAACACATTTAATTCAGTCAATTTCAATAATTACGTAAAAAATCTGGTCGAGTTTTTTAAGGATTCGTATTTTGAACAGAATGCCAATGTGAATATAGTTGTAGATATTGAAAACCTTAATCTGGATATCGATAGAATAATTCCTTGCGGATTAATAATAAACGAACTGATTTCCAATTCTTTAAAGCATGCATTTCTGCCTGGGAGTAAAGGCCTGATAAAAATATCATTCAATAAAAATGCTGAAAATTATTTTACACTCTCAGTTGCAAATAACGGTAAAAAACTGCCGGACAACTTCGACATAAATAAACTGAATTCGCTGGGAATGCTGCTGGTTAAATCCCTCACAAATCAGATTCACGGTGATCTGCATATTAATAGCTCAGAAAAAAGCACCGAATTTAAAATTACTTTCCGAGATGCCATATGA
- a CDS encoding PAS domain S-box protein, which translates to MKLVSKVNIITAFVFGMLAYLIVEFEIFYYVSGSRLISDPREIFVLIGSAFTGPVGGLIIGILSTLSSPVPELYTYTMLQHILGGVLTGLLYRKIYCCKINLLVFIFQWVLLVISYYFIFYIPLFLATYFFDNSLYQIITNNGYPVYQALYDVYKGFLPEFIITTVITTLVMIALPENYIKPLWGSAISPLDQSTPQKEKGFFTSTSFKNILPVRLIAWFILLAIIPILFMAITIKKDVINSHLQHEAVFRHSIASSYKEKFYQSKPRELVAFFKEIKKTLDGDFFIINSAGNYALNTDSTRNGKNAVIDYPGNVINTIINNKNGNFIDYQNLTSYGFSTYKGTMHELIIVSVSNRKAMAAISAQLENDIYNKLIIGLFIISAALIFIVWLLVRLPLSRFSRVITAFSNGNFDIRVPVSEMNDEIKILARSFNDMADNLISINRSLENEITEHKAAEQKLSESEDRWKFALEGAGDGLWDWDSKTNEVYFSNRWKEMLGYNEEEISNSLDEWLIRIHPDDKEKCLKDLKDYQDGKIPAYQNEHRMKCKDGSYKWILDRGKVIEWDQEGRPLRMIGTHTDIDWQKKIILELENRNVFIQTILDNLPIGLAVNEIESGKASYVNKKFAEVYGWSDQDISDIGRFFELVYPDPVYRKEIFERIMSDIESGDPARMKWDNIKVTTQEGSQKFVSAVNIPIPEQSIMVSTVQDVTLQNLAQQKILDSNKNLKSLLEISNTLSSSLELDKVLQAVIDSVIKMIGLDSGAIYTIDGDHLYLEAAMPPLSPEMPDIFRHAILSEHSHIQKCAYGRDVICVYDTAKIDFSPAEKKVVEMRGFKTLVYIPLIAGNELLAVSIIGTVNRIKDYSESEIELCKAFSNIAALAISNAGLFESSKKNLLSLKEEIKERELAELALRKSEKKYRDLFESNRDGITIFYLEPPDSVSGIVEVNRASAEMLGYSKEEVLGLHPSAFEKDVSEEDVKYRLNEIMNNGFCSFETILKNRDGNEVNAEITTMRIDYNNRPALMNIVRNITDRKNSEKILKEKTEELDRYFTNALDLFCIADTDGYFIRLNKQWENVLGYNLDELNGKKFLDFVHPDDLNSTLEAINNLKDEKEILGFSNRYRTKSGEYRVIEWRAYPSGNRIYSAARDITERILYEEKITNSLKEKEILLKEVHHRVKNNFQVIMSLLSLQSELIEDQNILNAFRESRNRIKSMALIHELLYRESNFESIDINHYVKNMVDFLKRSYTETKGNIKIRFDVDNIQMDIDTIIPCGLIINELISNSFKHAFPDGRNGEVLISFKRISDDSICLLLKDNGIGITGDFRNEDLKSLGMMLVNTLTKQLNGELYIAGNEKGSEFRIIFPVRK; encoded by the coding sequence ATGAAACTGGTCTCGAAAGTAAACATTATAACAGCTTTCGTTTTTGGAATGCTGGCATATCTTATAGTTGAATTTGAAATCTTCTATTATGTTTCCGGCAGCCGGCTTATCAGTGATCCTAGAGAAATATTTGTTCTGATTGGATCTGCATTTACGGGGCCTGTCGGCGGATTAATAATCGGTATTTTATCTACCTTAAGCAGTCCCGTACCGGAATTGTATACATATACCATGCTGCAGCATATTTTAGGCGGAGTTTTAACGGGTTTATTGTATAGAAAGATCTACTGCTGCAAAATCAATCTTCTGGTTTTTATTTTTCAGTGGGTTCTCCTTGTAATCAGCTATTATTTCATTTTTTATATACCTCTCTTTCTGGCAACTTATTTCTTTGATAATTCTCTTTATCAGATTATAACGAATAACGGGTATCCTGTCTATCAAGCCCTCTATGATGTTTATAAAGGATTCCTGCCTGAATTTATTATAACTACTGTTATTACCACTCTCGTAATGATTGCCTTGCCGGAAAATTACATAAAACCTTTATGGGGAAGCGCTATTTCTCCTCTGGATCAATCAACTCCTCAAAAAGAAAAAGGTTTTTTTACTTCAACTTCCTTTAAAAACATTCTCCCTGTCAGATTAATTGCCTGGTTTATTCTGCTTGCTATTATTCCAATCCTTTTTATGGCCATTACTATAAAGAAGGACGTAATTAATTCTCATCTTCAGCATGAAGCGGTCTTCAGGCATTCAATTGCCAGCAGTTACAAAGAGAAGTTTTATCAATCCAAACCCAGGGAATTAGTTGCCTTCTTTAAAGAGATTAAAAAAACTCTGGACGGCGATTTTTTTATTATTAATAGCGCAGGCAATTATGCTTTGAATACGGATTCTACCAGGAATGGCAAAAATGCCGTTATCGACTACCCGGGAAATGTAATCAATACAATAATTAATAATAAAAACGGAAATTTTATCGATTATCAGAATCTCACTAGTTACGGATTCTCAACTTATAAAGGCACGATGCACGAACTAATAATTGTTTCTGTATCCAACCGCAAAGCGATGGCCGCAATCTCGGCACAACTTGAAAACGATATTTATAACAAACTTATTATTGGTTTATTTATAATCTCTGCCGCTTTAATTTTCATTGTTTGGCTGCTGGTAAGATTACCTTTATCAAGGTTCAGCCGTGTTATTACGGCTTTCAGCAATGGTAATTTTGACATAAGAGTACCTGTGTCCGAAATGAATGACGAAATAAAAATTCTGGCCCGTTCGTTTAATGATATGGCCGATAACTTAATAAGCATCAACCGGTCGCTCGAGAATGAAATCACAGAACATAAGGCAGCAGAACAGAAATTATCTGAAAGTGAAGACAGATGGAAATTCGCTCTGGAAGGGGCCGGCGATGGCCTCTGGGACTGGGATTCTAAAACTAATGAAGTCTACTTTTCGAACCGATGGAAAGAAATGCTGGGATACAATGAAGAAGAAATCTCTAATTCGCTTGATGAATGGCTTATAAGAATCCACCCGGATGACAAAGAAAAATGCCTGAAAGATCTTAAGGACTATCAGGATGGCAAAATTCCTGCTTATCAGAATGAGCACAGGATGAAATGCAAGGATGGTTCATATAAATGGATATTAGACCGCGGAAAGGTTATTGAATGGGATCAGGAAGGAAGGCCTCTTAGAATGATCGGAACACATACTGATATCGACTGGCAGAAAAAGATTATTCTGGAACTTGAGAATAGAAATGTCTTTATACAGACTATCCTTGACAACCTTCCGATAGGTCTGGCAGTAAATGAAATTGAAAGCGGCAAAGCCAGTTATGTGAATAAAAAATTCGCCGAGGTTTATGGCTGGAGCGATCAGGACATTTCCGATATCGGCCGTTTTTTTGAACTTGTTTATCCGGATCCCGTCTACAGGAAGGAGATTTTTGAGAGAATTATGTCGGACATTGAAAGCGGTGATCCAGCTCGTATGAAATGGGATAATATTAAAGTTACAACTCAGGAGGGAAGTCAAAAATTTGTTTCAGCTGTCAATATCCCCATTCCAGAACAGAGCATTATGGTTTCTACTGTACAGGATGTTACTCTTCAGAATCTTGCTCAGCAGAAAATACTGGATAGTAATAAAAATCTGAAATCACTTCTTGAAATAAGTAATACCTTGTCGTCTTCTCTGGAACTGGATAAAGTACTCCAGGCAGTAATCGACAGTGTAATTAAAATGATCGGACTAGATAGCGGGGCAATCTATACAATAGACGGTGATCATTTATACCTCGAAGCTGCAATGCCCCCTCTCTCCCCGGAGATGCCGGATATTTTCAGACATGCAATACTCTCTGAGCATTCCCATATTCAGAAATGCGCTTACGGAAGGGATGTAATTTGTGTCTACGATACTGCTAAAATTGATTTTTCACCTGCAGAGAAAAAAGTTGTTGAAATGAGAGGATTCAAAACTCTGGTCTACATCCCGCTCATTGCTGGTAATGAGCTGCTTGCGGTTTCCATTATTGGAACAGTTAACAGGATTAAGGATTATTCGGAATCGGAAATCGAATTGTGCAAAGCATTCTCAAATATCGCTGCTTTAGCGATTTCAAATGCCGGATTGTTCGAAAGCAGTAAAAAAAATCTATTGAGCTTAAAAGAGGAGATAAAGGAAAGAGAGCTAGCTGAACTGGCCCTCAGAAAAAGTGAAAAGAAATACCGGGACTTGTTTGAATCCAACAGGGACGGAATAACAATCTTTTACCTCGAACCGCCTGATTCGGTGTCCGGTATTGTGGAGGTAAATAGAGCTTCAGCGGAGATGCTTGGTTATTCAAAAGAGGAAGTTCTTGGTTTACATCCCTCCGCCTTTGAAAAGGATGTTTCAGAGGAGGACGTTAAGTACAGGCTTAATGAAATTATGAATAATGGTTTTTGTTCATTTGAAACAATTTTAAAAAATAGAGACGGAAATGAAGTAAACGCAGAAATTACTACTATGCGCATTGATTATAATAACCGGCCGGCATTGATGAATATTGTGCGGAATATTACCGATCGCAAGAATTCGGAGAAAATATTAAAAGAGAAAACCGAGGAGCTCGACCGCTATTTTACCAATGCCCTTGACCTTTTCTGCATCGCAGATACGGATGGTTATTTTATTAGACTCAATAAACAGTGGGAAAATGTTCTAGGCTACAATCTTGATGAGCTTAATGGAAAAAAATTCCTCGATTTTGTCCACCCGGATGATCTCAATTCAACATTAGAGGCTATTAACAATCTGAAAGATGAAAAAGAAATACTTGGCTTTTCAAACAGGTACCGTACAAAATCCGGAGAGTACAGAGTTATTGAGTGGCGAGCGTATCCTTCGGGCAACAGAATTTATTCTGCCGCCCGGGATATAACCGAAAGAATACTCTATGAAGAAAAAATCACTAATTCCCTTAAAGAAAAAGAGATTCTCCTTAAGGAGGTTCATCACAGGGTAAAAAATAATTTCCAGGTAATTATGAGCCTCCTCAGCCTCCAGTCGGAATTAATTGAAGATCAGAATATTTTAAATGCTTTCAGGGAAAGCCGCAATAGAATTAAATCGATGGCATTGATTCACGAACTTCTTTATCGCGAAAGTAATTTTGAGTCGATCGATATAAACCATTATGTTAAAAACATGGTCGATTTTCTTAAAAGATCTTATACTGAAACCAAAGGAAATATTAAAATTCGATTCGATGTTGATAATATTCAAATGGATATCGATACAATTATTCCCTGCGGATTGATAATTAATGAGTTAATATCCAATTCTTTTAAACATGCATTCCCGGACGGACGGAATGGTGAAGTGTTAATTTCCTTCAAGAGAATTTCTGATGATTCAATCTGCCTGTTGTTGAAGGATAATGGTATTGGGATTACAGGTGATTTTAGAAATGAAGATCTTAAATCACTCGGTATGATGCTGGTTAATACTCTTACTAAACAGTTAAACGGCGAACTTTATATTGCTGGTAATGAAAAAGGATCCGAGTTCAGAATAATTTTCCCCGTCAGAAAATAG
- a CDS encoding fibronectin type III domain-containing protein, with translation MLALIRTKTILQFFTLIQICTSIISAQTPAPKGHWKFDDSINPLKAQTGRDLTLRGIHTYTNGPSPDNGAIRIGTGSYYEIDLGIAPNGGGTMVNEYTIMIDLRLPDMNVWRSIFQTDPKNKNDGECFIKPSGYIGIQATGYSTFAVKAKEWYRLVISVKNGVHYRYYIDGHLINNGFYQTLDKRFALDNLLLLFADEDGEDGEIECAEAAIWDFALTTDQVKSLGDYGHAPKQHMLVPYLQTPSPNSIYVSWHDSLKTSTRVEYGTSNALGQFEDGSYEVISHPYIWHTVKLKGLSPNTEYFYRLISGSGISQVYSFRTQPDENYSGKIRFLLLSDTHANDTTMTMKVMRAARKKIERLYGNDIHNQINLILHSGDLVVSSTDVTQWTEQYFAPMSVISPNIPALTVAGNHEGEDINYYRYVKYDEITGGNGSDQSQERYWSYRIRNTGIIGLNSNLTGTRASEQLIWLDNELKRLESDSGIDFIIVLVHHIAYSELWGNGMDDQAVFYVRNQILPVLKKYSKVTQLSHGHTHGFERSTVESESPLQKWDFRVVCGGGGGGPLDYWGSYINNDYEMIHIALDHYNFQIIEIDIAEKTYNSSMYSLGNLLRPIDSELLDSWYRKINQPAPSKPIVNNPVFDKERVIFTSSGINSDSLMSVKISISESPGFGNTVIDTVIHWKNIYGTDASYNPVDLNKGIDLTSITISNSKFVHEKNYYYRVRYRDHNLRWSEWSDAKGFHLPSDIEDNTSISRYDLRQNYPNPFNAETKIVYQIPRSGFVTLRVYDLLGKEIATLVNTEKKAGRYEAVFESGSLSSGVYFYKLDISDISDRSGNKFSQTRKLILIK, from the coding sequence ATGCTTGCATTGATCCGGACAAAAACGATATTACAATTTTTCACGCTGATTCAAATCTGCACATCAATTATTTCAGCGCAGACCCCGGCACCGAAGGGGCACTGGAAATTTGACGACAGCATCAATCCATTAAAAGCTCAGACTGGAAGAGACCTGACACTTAGAGGAATTCACACTTATACAAACGGACCTTCCCCGGATAACGGTGCTATAAGAATTGGTACAGGAAGCTATTATGAAATTGACCTTGGTATAGCGCCTAACGGCGGCGGTACTATGGTAAATGAATACACAATTATGATCGACTTACGGCTCCCGGATATGAATGTGTGGAGAAGTATATTTCAAACCGACCCGAAAAATAAAAATGACGGCGAATGTTTTATTAAACCGAGCGGTTACATCGGTATTCAGGCAACCGGATATTCAACCTTTGCTGTTAAAGCCAAGGAATGGTACCGACTAGTAATATCAGTTAAGAACGGAGTTCACTACCGGTATTACATCGACGGACACCTGATTAACAACGGTTTTTATCAGACCCTAGATAAAAGATTCGCATTAGACAATTTATTACTGCTTTTTGCCGATGAGGACGGAGAGGATGGAGAGATCGAATGTGCTGAAGCAGCTATCTGGGATTTTGCACTTACCACCGATCAGGTTAAGTCTCTCGGGGATTACGGACACGCACCTAAGCAACATATGCTGGTGCCGTATTTGCAAACGCCTTCACCCAATTCAATTTACGTAAGCTGGCACGATTCACTAAAAACATCAACAAGAGTTGAATACGGTACTTCAAACGCACTCGGACAGTTCGAAGACGGTTCCTATGAAGTTATCTCACACCCTTACATATGGCATACTGTAAAATTAAAAGGACTTTCCCCAAATACCGAGTACTTTTACAGATTAATAAGCGGCAGCGGAATTTCACAAGTGTATTCGTTCAGAACTCAGCCGGATGAAAATTATTCAGGTAAAATCAGATTCCTTTTATTGAGTGACACGCATGCAAACGATACTACAATGACTATGAAGGTAATGCGCGCAGCTCGCAAAAAGATTGAGAGACTGTACGGAAACGACATCCATAATCAAATTAATCTAATTCTTCACTCAGGCGATCTTGTTGTTTCAAGTACAGATGTTACTCAATGGACAGAGCAATACTTTGCACCGATGTCGGTCATTTCTCCTAATATACCGGCATTGACTGTAGCCGGCAATCATGAAGGCGAAGACATTAATTATTACAGATACGTCAAGTATGATGAGATAACCGGCGGAAACGGATCAGATCAATCGCAGGAAAGATACTGGTCATATAGAATAAGAAACACCGGAATAATTGGTCTTAATTCAAATCTGACGGGGACCAGGGCTTCTGAGCAATTGATCTGGCTCGATAATGAATTGAAAAGACTTGAGTCGGATTCCGGAATCGATTTTATTATTGTCCTTGTTCATCATATTGCCTATTCCGAGTTATGGGGTAACGGAATGGACGACCAGGCGGTATTTTATGTACGGAATCAGATCCTTCCTGTTCTCAAAAAATATTCGAAGGTAACACAGCTTTCGCACGGCCATACTCACGGATTTGAAAGGAGTACTGTTGAATCAGAGTCACCGCTGCAGAAATGGGATTTCAGGGTTGTATGCGGCGGCGGAGGAGGCGGCCCGCTTGATTACTGGGGTTCATATATCAATAACGACTATGAAATGATTCACATTGCACTGGATCATTATAACTTTCAGATTATAGAAATTGACATTGCAGAAAAAACCTATAACTCGTCTATGTACAGTCTGGGTAATCTGCTCAGGCCAATAGATTCCGAATTACTTGACAGCTGGTACCGTAAAATCAATCAGCCGGCACCTTCAAAACCAATTGTAAACAATCCGGTATTCGATAAAGAAAGAGTGATATTCACTTCTTCCGGCATAAATTCAGATTCTTTAATGTCGGTTAAGATAAGTATTTCCGAAAGTCCGGGTTTTGGCAATACTGTGATTGATACTGTTATTCACTGGAAAAATATTTACGGTACAGACGCATCTTATAATCCGGTCGATCTGAACAAAGGGATTGATCTGACAAGCATTACAATAAGCAATTCTAAATTCGTTCATGAAAAGAATTATTATTACAGGGTAAGATACAGGGATCATAATCTGCGCTGGTCCGAATGGTCCGATGCAAAAGGATTCCACCTTCCTTCAGATATAGAAGACAACACAAGTATCAGCAGATACGATCTGCGGCAGAATTACCCGAATCCATTTAATGCAGAAACGAAGATAGTGTATCAGATTCCACGGAGCGGATTTGTAACATTAAGGGTTTATGATCTGCTCGGTAAGGAAATTGCAACACTCGTAAATACAGAGAAAAAAGCCGGTAGATACGAAGCAGTATTTGAGAGCGGCAGCCTTAGCAGCGGTGTCTACTTCTACAAACTTGATATTAGCGATATTTCAGACCGTTCGGGGAACAAATTTAGTCAAACCAGAAAACTGATCCTTATCAAATAG